In bacterium, the genomic stretch AACAGATGACAAACCATTTATTCAGGTAAAATTGAATAAGGATAAATTACGTATAATTGAATATACTAATAGTATACATTACCCGCAAGGGCTTTTTCAAATAATTTTATCATATTGGATTTATACATTGACTCATAAATAAAGTAACTTTAGAGGAATTGAACTTTTTCATAAATTAATCGTTGCCTCAAAATAGATGTAACCGTAAAGACGGGAGATTTTAGAATGAGTACATCGACTAAATATGAAATTTTAGAAGCAATAAGGATACGGTACAAGGATTCAGCAAGGAAAATAAAAACGCAACTATTGAATGAGTTTTGTTCGCTATGCGGATATAACAGAAAATATGCGATTAGATTATTAAAATCATCAATCATTGTTCGTCAGCGTTTAAATCAGCGGCCCTTTAAGTATTTCTGTTAATTACGATCCGGATTCCAGCTTATCAAGAGTTTTCTGAAGCTGCTTCTTCATATCTTCATTATCAGTACTCTCAATCAGGCTCTTAAGATATATCCTTGCCTCATTTTTTCTGCCGAGATTCTTTGACAGCCCGGTATAGAGACTTTCAACATATTCGGGACAGTCCTTAATTTTTATGGCATCGCTCAAGTATTTATATGTACTTTGTCTGTCTCCTTTATACATCCAGTACAGCCATCCGAGATAAAAAGGGAACTCCCATCTGTCCGGATTGGATATAATACCTTTCCTAAGCAATGCTTCTGCCTTATCCTCTTCCCCTGTGTCAAGAAGCACATACACACCGCCGAATATATAGGGAAATATAAAATGAGGGTCAAGATCTGCAACTCTGTCAAGCAACGGATATATAAATCTGACCAGCCCTCTGCTTGACTGCTTATAAAGAATGTGTTTAAGTGCGATTCTGATGCTGTCTTTCCCTGAAATTTTATTCTCTTTTCTTACAGATGCTATTTCTGCATTTAGAGTACCTTTTTGCTTTGCATAAACAAAGTAGGGATTATCATCATCTATTACTCTTCTTCCGTAATAGAGTACACTCCTGATCCAGAGTACATCGCCCAATACACTCCTGTAACCCATACTTACAGCTTTTAGAGTGACACCCCTTGGTAAAAATACCGGCTGAGTATCTACAAAATGGATTGCATTATCCCTGTCAATTGTGACCTGTAAATAATGAACAAAAAATGCCAAAAACAAAGGAACAAAAACCAGCCAGATTTTATTTATTTTTTTCATCTTACCCCCCTTTTATTTCAAATCTCTCTTTTGAAAAATAAGAGCTGTGATAAAATGAACCAGCAAAATGTAACACATACCGTATGCAAAAGCCATAATAAATCTGCCCGAATAATTGCTTATATGTTCAACAGCAGCCATTTTAAGATTAAGTTTTTCCAAATCAGGAACAATGAAATAAACAGCCCTGTAAAGCCAGTGCATACCTTTATCAGGGTACACTTCCACATAATCGCGGAGGAATGAAGATAAATGTCCTACAACAAACACAACTAATGTAAATATTGCAGAAAGAGTAGGAGAAGTAAAAGACGAAAAGAAAAGTGCAAATGATACAATCAAAAGGATTTCAATATAGATTAAAATTATAGCGGGAATAAGATTCAAGTCAATAGATGACTCCATAATATAATCCGTAATAAAAAGAGCTGCTGCCATTAATACCACATTAAGTAAAAGGGTAAGTGACAAACCTAAAAATTTACCTGTCACAATATTCCATCTGTGTATGGGCTTTGAAGCAATTACGTATATTGTGCGTCTTTCCAGTTCCTGAACCACTAATCTTATTCCAATAAATATTGCAATTAAAAGCCCGAATACTGACATTGCTCCAAGGCCGAAATCCTTAATAACTTTTACCTGATTTCCCATTGACCAGTCACCAATAGCAAGCCCGAGGAAAATCATACCTATTGCAAATACCAGTATATTCACAAGGACACGATTCCTGATCGTTTCCCTGAAAGTATTCAAAGAGACTGCACCGATTGCCATATCTACCTCCCTATCTCATCCAGAAAAAATGCCTCGAGTGTACGCGAACCGGGAACAACTGAAATCAGGGTACCTTTCCACTCATCAATTCTGTTTAAGAATTCATTAATCTCTTTGTGCTCTACTGTCACACGAACCCTGCCGGAGCTTAATATCTGATGCTCAGCAGGAAGAGTTATATCATTAATTGTGCCTGCAGGTAAACGGAATGATATTTCCACTTCTGACGACTGCAGGGAGAGGAGTTCATCCAGAGATCCGGAACTGACCATTCTGCCTCTGTTTAAAACTCCCACCTGATCTGCAATCATTTCAGCATCGGAAAGAATGTGTGAGCTGAAAAATATGGTTTTGCCTTGATTTTTAAGATCAAGAATTGTGTCTCTGAAATCTTTTCTTCCAACAGGGTCAAGATTTGCCATCGGCTCGTCAAGAATCAGAAGTTCAGGGTCATTTATCAAAGCTTGAGCCAGCCCAAGGCGCTGTACCATTCCTCTTGAATAGTTACGCACCAAAGTATCTCCTGATGCTGCAAGGCCTGTTAACTGCAATAATTCATCAATCTTTTTATGCCTGTCAGACGGAGGTATCTTGAAAATCCTTCCGATGTAATCTAAAAATTCTTTTCCTGTAAGATACCCGTAAATGCCCGGCTGCTCGGGGAGATAGCCGATTTTTCGCATTGCTTCAGGATCTCTGTTTTCTCTGTCAAGAAGCCATATATTCCCGCTTGTAGGAAACAGCAGCCTTGTCAGCAGTTTGATTGTCGTTGTTTTGCCGGCACCGTTAGGCCCGATAAATGCAAAAACCTGGCCTTGAGATACGCTTAATTCCAAACCCTGAAGAGCAGTCACATCTTTCTGTCCGAGTTCTCCCTTGAACACCTTTGTAAGATTTTCTGTCCTGATTGCATATTGAGTGTCCATTAGTCAAACCTCCCAAAAATTTACAAAAATCATGAAGATACCAGCTTTTCAATCTCTTTTACTGCTCCCACACCATCTTTTGCATAACCGTCCGCCCCTATCTCCCTGGCA encodes the following:
- a CDS encoding ABC transporter permease subunit produces the protein MAIGAVSLNTFRETIRNRVLVNILVFAIGMIFLGLAIGDWSMGNQVKVIKDFGLGAMSVFGLLIAIFIGIRLVVQELERRTIYVIASKPIHRWNIVTGKFLGLSLTLLLNVVLMAAALFITDYIMESSIDLNLIPAIILIYIEILLIVSFALFFSSFTSPTLSAIFTLVVFVVGHLSSFLRDYVEVYPDKGMHWLYRAVYFIVPDLEKLNLKMAAVEHISNYSGRFIMAFAYGMCYILLVHFITALIFQKRDLK
- a CDS encoding ABC transporter ATP-binding protein, whose translation is MDTQYAIRTENLTKVFKGELGQKDVTALQGLELSVSQGQVFAFIGPNGAGKTTTIKLLTRLLFPTSGNIWLLDRENRDPEAMRKIGYLPEQPGIYGYLTGKEFLDYIGRIFKIPPSDRHKKIDELLQLTGLAASGDTLVRNYSRGMVQRLGLAQALINDPELLILDEPMANLDPVGRKDFRDTILDLKNQGKTIFFSSHILSDAEMIADQVGVLNRGRMVSSGSLDELLSLQSSEVEISFRLPAGTINDITLPAEHQILSSGRVRVTVEHKEINEFLNRIDEWKGTLISVVPGSRTLEAFFLDEIGR